A window from Exiguobacterium marinum DSM 16307 encodes these proteins:
- a CDS encoding RNA-binding S4 domain-containing protein translates to MRLDKFLKVSRLIKRRTLAKEVADQGRIQLNGQVAKASTDVKVGDELQIRFGNKLVTVVIDSIAEHARKEDAKEMYRLLKEEKMDGSINS, encoded by the coding sequence ATGAGACTAGATAAATTTTTAAAGGTATCACGTTTGATCAAGCGTCGTACGTTAGCGAAAGAAGTAGCAGATCAGGGACGGATTCAATTGAATGGACAAGTCGCAAAGGCGAGCACAGACGTCAAAGTCGGAGATGAACTACAAATCCGGTTCGGAAATAAGCTCGTTACGGTCGTTATTGATTCAATCGCGGAACATGCACGTAAAGAAGATGCGAAAGAAATGTATCGTTTACTTAAAGAAGAGAAGATGGATGGTAGTATCAACTCGTAA
- a CDS encoding FtsB family cell division protein: MNGRNPMDRQRRIRALDERREQLEKDTHRRRIHLRRRLAAASLLFLFVMVLIGQSYFSKVGYVSDQQQAYAQAKVELREQQDEQDELKEQAERLQDEDYIANLARNELLFSKDGEIIFYFSPEE, translated from the coding sequence ATGAATGGACGTAATCCGATGGATCGACAACGGCGCATTCGTGCGCTAGACGAGCGTAGAGAACAGCTGGAAAAAGACACACATCGGCGACGAATTCATCTTCGCCGTCGTTTGGCGGCGGCCTCACTCCTATTTTTATTTGTTATGGTCTTGATTGGGCAGAGTTACTTTTCAAAAGTCGGCTATGTGTCGGACCAACAACAAGCATACGCTCAAGCAAAAGTAGAGTTGCGTGAACAACAAGACGAGCAAGATGAATTGAAAGAGCAAGCGGAGCGATTACAAGATGAGGATTATATCGCAAACTTAGCGCGAAATGAGCTGCTTTTCTCTAAAGATGGAGAGATTATTTTCTACTTCTCACCAGAAGAATAA
- a CDS encoding S1 domain-containing RNA-binding protein, which produces MSIEVGSKVQGKVTGITHFGAFVELPNGKTGLVHISEVADSYVKDINEVLTVGQEVTVKVLNVESDGKIGLSIKKAVDRPVSERPERPAGERFSRGPRPGGPSQGGPRPGGRSGGGPRGGGRREPQRREPETFDTLMSKFLKDSDERLTTLKRQTDSKRGGRGAKRG; this is translated from the coding sequence ATGTCAATTGAAGTAGGAAGCAAGGTACAAGGTAAGGTCACAGGGATTACGCATTTCGGAGCGTTCGTCGAGCTCCCGAACGGCAAAACAGGTTTAGTGCACATCAGTGAGGTGGCAGACTCTTACGTCAAAGATATCAATGAAGTGTTGACAGTCGGTCAAGAAGTCACGGTGAAAGTATTGAACGTCGAAAGCGATGGGAAAATTGGATTATCCATCAAAAAAGCAGTAGACCGCCCTGTAAGCGAACGTCCAGAGCGTCCGGCCGGTGAGCGTTTCTCTCGTGGTCCACGCCCGGGTGGCCCTAGTCAAGGCGGTCCACGTCCTGGTGGACGCAGCGGTGGTGGCCCACGTGGTGGTGGTCGTCGCGAACCGCAGCGCCGCGAGCCAGAAACATTTGATACATTGATGAGTAAATTTTTGAAAGATAGCGACGAGCGTCTTACGACTTTGAAACGTCAAACAGATTCGAAACGCGGTGGACGTGGAGCCAAACGCGGGTAA